One genomic region from Flagellimonas oceani encodes:
- a CDS encoding PAS domain-containing sensor histidine kinase yields MTATPSIFHNAAIPFAILDEEKLFVDFSKEWLKQFHLPPEIEGKNFFKTMPVLPDELETDINLCLEGMENRSDTKRLILENGDYVWYYWKVSSIHNDEQSSPSVFIILEDITKERLEEDLMLRSQKVAKIGGWEVDFVKNTIHWSKITKEIHEVPEDYVPDLEKGVSFYKEGHDREMISKLVQEGMKLGKPWDVELQIVTAKGNEIWVRAIGEPEMIKGKCARIIGTFQDIDKRKRTELEFKKVSQRLSLATETAGIGIWEFNIQENLIHWDDNMYKLYGINKEDFKGVYEAWKACVHPDDSKIAAIEVNDAIAGVKDFDTIFRVKWPSGEARWIRAEATVIRDEQGTPLKMIGINEDITALKVTQLQLLKSEESLQGTLENSSIGMALVATNGKFINVNQSLCKSLGYSKPELLNLSFQDITHLDDLAIDLGLLKDLVAGKRSTYQIEKRYLNKRGNPVYVILTVTAARNIDGDISHFISQIVDISERIKYETKQKELLELSSNQNNSLLNFAHIVSHNLRSHAANLTMITSFLTDETLGEEERKDSLTMLGRASDGLNQTISHLNEVVQVKLRADEQLKSIQLSYIVKKVLMDIQALIDKNNIQLTVDVPKEFEVKGVLAYLESIVLNLVSNAIKYKDPDKKQAKIDIKSFEKNKNIILQVKDNGLGIDLKKHGEKLFGMYKTFHKNEDARGIGLFITKNQIESMGGKITVESKPLEGSTFNVILLKG; encoded by the coding sequence ATGACCGCCACACCATCTATTTTCCACAATGCTGCCATCCCATTTGCAATTTTAGATGAGGAAAAATTATTTGTTGATTTTTCCAAAGAATGGCTAAAGCAGTTCCATCTTCCCCCTGAAATAGAGGGGAAAAACTTTTTTAAAACCATGCCCGTACTACCAGATGAACTTGAGACGGATATCAATCTCTGTTTGGAAGGTATGGAGAACCGCTCGGATACCAAACGTTTGATTTTGGAAAACGGGGACTATGTTTGGTACTATTGGAAAGTTAGCAGTATCCATAATGACGAGCAATCAAGTCCTAGTGTTTTTATTATTCTAGAAGATATTACAAAGGAACGATTGGAAGAAGATCTTATGTTGAGATCTCAAAAAGTTGCCAAAATCGGCGGTTGGGAAGTAGATTTCGTAAAAAATACAATCCATTGGTCAAAAATCACCAAAGAAATTCATGAAGTACCAGAGGATTATGTCCCGGACTTGGAAAAGGGAGTTTCCTTTTATAAGGAAGGACATGACCGAGAAATGATCAGCAAATTGGTTCAGGAAGGAATGAAACTTGGAAAACCTTGGGACGTCGAACTTCAAATCGTAACCGCTAAAGGCAATGAAATTTGGGTAAGGGCCATTGGGGAACCAGAAATGATAAAAGGAAAGTGCGCCCGTATTATTGGCACCTTCCAAGATATAGACAAACGTAAGAGGACAGAGCTTGAATTTAAAAAAGTCAGTCAACGTTTATCCTTGGCAACCGAAACGGCCGGTATCGGAATCTGGGAATTCAACATCCAAGAGAACCTGATACATTGGGACGACAATATGTATAAATTATATGGTATAAACAAAGAGGATTTTAAAGGGGTTTATGAAGCTTGGAAGGCTTGCGTACATCCGGATGACTCTAAAATAGCCGCCATAGAAGTGAACGATGCCATAGCAGGTGTTAAGGATTTCGATACCATTTTCCGGGTAAAATGGCCGTCTGGAGAAGCCCGCTGGATCCGTGCCGAAGCCACAGTTATCAGGGACGAACAGGGAACACCCTTAAAAATGATAGGAATCAACGAGGATATAACAGCCTTAAAGGTTACCCAGTTACAACTACTTAAAAGCGAAGAATCCCTTCAAGGAACTTTGGAAAACTCCTCTATAGGCATGGCCCTAGTGGCCACCAATGGCAAATTCATAAACGTTAACCAAAGTCTGTGCAAAAGTTTGGGATATTCGAAGCCCGAACTTTTAAATTTGAGTTTTCAAGATATTACGCATCTCGATGACCTCGCAATAGACCTCGGCCTATTAAAAGACCTTGTTGCCGGTAAAAGAAGTACGTATCAAATTGAAAAGAGGTACCTTAACAAGAGGGGCAACCCAGTCTACGTAATTTTAACGGTAACAGCTGCCAGAAACATTGATGGTGATATTTCCCACTTTATTTCCCAAATCGTGGATATTTCCGAAAGGATAAAATACGAAACCAAGCAAAAAGAGCTGTTGGAACTATCCTCCAATCAAAACAACAGCTTGCTGAATTTTGCCCATATTGTATCCCACAACTTACGCTCCCATGCTGCCAATTTGACCATGATCACAAGCTTTTTAACGGACGAAACCTTGGGAGAAGAGGAAAGAAAAGATAGTCTGACGATGTTGGGCAGGGCTTCCGATGGTTTAAACCAGACCATATCGCACCTTAACGAGGTTGTCCAAGTAAAACTGAGGGCGGATGAACAGTTAAAGTCCATACAACTATCCTATATTGTAAAAAAAGTGCTGATGGACATTCAGGCCCTAATTGATAAAAATAATATCCAATTGACCGTGGATGTCCCGAAGGAATTTGAAGTGAAAGGGGTTTTGGCCTATCTGGAGAGTATTGTGCTCAACTTGGTGTCCAATGCCATTAAGTATAAGGATCCGGACAAAAAACAGGCTAAAATTGATATAAAATCCTTCGAAAAGAATAAAAACATCATCTTACAGGTCAAGGACAATGGATTGGGAATCGACCTGAAAAAACATGGCGAGAAATTGTTCGGTATGTACAAAACATTCCATAAAAATGAAGATGCCCGAGGGATTGGACTTTTTATCACCAAAAATCAAATCGAGTCCATGGGCGGTAAAATTACCGTGGAAAGCAAACCGTTGGAAGGCTCAACGTTTAACGTTATTTTATTAAAAGGTTAG